A genomic stretch from Candidatus Methylomirabilota bacterium includes:
- a CDS encoding SMP-30/gluconolactonase/LRE family protein: MAPIMPTITQITAGLRFPEGPVAMPDGSIVLVEIERRTLSRVTPDGKVRVIANLGGGPNGAAMGPNGKIYVTNNGGLKFIDRPGKLFPVAQADDYTTGSIQIVDPESGKFETLYDRCDGRRLNGPNDLVFDGAGGFWFTDLGKTRERDSDRGVVYYAKADGSMIKEAIFPLERPNGIGLSPDEKTLYVVETPTARCWSFKISASGEIDSANGPYRGEKGKVVVGLPGYQMFDSLAVDGEGHVCAATLITGAVSDIWPDGSRVDQYMLPDMMVTNVCFGGPGLRTAYATLSMGGTLVSFEWPRAGLPLRYLNR, translated from the coding sequence ATGGCCCCCATCATGCCCACGATCACGCAGATCACCGCCGGCCTCCGCTTCCCCGAGGGCCCGGTCGCGATGCCCGACGGATCCATCGTCTTGGTGGAGATCGAGCGCCGCACGCTCTCCCGCGTCACGCCGGACGGGAAGGTTCGCGTGATCGCCAATCTGGGCGGCGGGCCGAACGGCGCCGCCATGGGGCCCAACGGCAAGATCTACGTCACCAACAACGGCGGCCTCAAGTTCATCGACCGGCCGGGGAAGCTCTTTCCCGTCGCCCAGGCCGACGACTACACGACGGGCAGCATCCAGATCGTCGATCCGGAGTCGGGCAAGTTCGAGACGCTCTACGACCGCTGCGATGGCCGGCGGCTCAACGGGCCGAACGATCTCGTGTTCGACGGCGCGGGCGGCTTCTGGTTCACCGATCTCGGCAAGACGCGCGAGCGCGACTCGGACCGCGGCGTCGTCTACTACGCAAAGGCCGACGGCTCCATGATCAAGGAAGCCATCTTCCCCCTCGAGCGGCCCAACGGGATCGGGCTCTCACCGGACGAGAAGACCCTCTACGTGGTGGAGACGCCCACCGCGCGCTGCTGGTCGTTCAAGATCTCCGCCTCCGGCGAGATCGACTCCGCCAACGGCCCCTACCGTGGCGAGAAGGGCAAGGTCGTGGTGGGCCTGCCCGGCTATCAGATGTTCGACTCGCTCGCCGTGGACGGCGAGGGGCATGTCTGCGCGGCCACGCTGATCACCGGAGCGGTCTCGGACATCTGGCCGGACGGCAGCCGCGTGGACCAGTACATGCTGCCGGACATGATGGTGACCAACGTGTGCTTCGGCGGCCCCGGTCTCCGCACCGCCTACGCCACGCTGTCGATGGGCGGGAC
- a CDS encoding LLM class F420-dependent oxidoreductase, with amino-acid sequence MDIGAAIFFTDYSMGPADLGRAMEERGFESLWAPEHSHIPLSRTSPFPQGGDLPKKYYDVMDPFVTLAAAAAATARLRVGTGICLVIQRDPIQTAKLVASLDQVSGGRFLFGIGAGWNAEEMADHGTDFKTRFTVMRERVEAMKAIWTKSKPEYHGKFVDFSPMMTWPKPVQKPHAPVIVGGAFPYGARRAIAYGDGWIPHVRRPEYGDGDVTRFLPEFRKMAAEAGRDPAFPVTIWGQPDDAVNLKKYRDAGAARFVFSLPSAKADEILPMLDRLATAAR; translated from the coding sequence ATGGACATCGGCGCGGCGATCTTCTTCACGGACTACTCGATGGGGCCGGCGGACCTGGGACGGGCGATGGAAGAGCGCGGCTTCGAGTCGCTCTGGGCGCCCGAGCATTCCCATATTCCGCTTTCGCGGACGTCTCCTTTCCCTCAGGGCGGCGACCTCCCCAAGAAGTACTACGACGTCATGGACCCGTTCGTGACGCTGGCCGCGGCGGCGGCGGCAACCGCGCGGCTCCGCGTGGGCACCGGGATCTGCCTCGTCATTCAGCGCGATCCCATCCAGACCGCCAAGTTGGTGGCGAGCCTCGATCAGGTGTCGGGGGGGCGCTTCCTCTTCGGCATCGGCGCGGGCTGGAACGCGGAGGAGATGGCGGATCACGGGACGGACTTCAAGACTCGCTTCACCGTCATGCGCGAGCGCGTGGAGGCGATGAAGGCGATCTGGACCAAGTCCAAGCCCGAGTACCACGGGAAGTTCGTCGACTTTTCGCCCATGATGACGTGGCCGAAGCCGGTGCAGAAGCCGCACGCGCCGGTGATCGTGGGCGGCGCGTTCCCCTACGGCGCGCGGCGAGCCATCGCCTACGGTGACGGCTGGATCCCGCACGTGCGCCGGCCGGAATATGGCGACGGGGACGTGACGCGCTTCCTCCCCGAGTTCCGGAAGATGGCCGCAGAGGCGGGGCGCGACCCCGCGTTTCCCGTCACGATCTGGGGCCAGCCCGACGACGCCGTCAACCTCAAGAAGTATCGCGACGCCGGCGCCGCGCGCTTCGTCTTCAGCCTGCCTTCGGCCAAGGCCGATGAGATCCTGCCCATGCTCGACCGGCTCGCCACGGCAGCGCGCTAG